The DNA segment ACATCCTACCAATGAAAACCAATCGGTAATTGATTGGACTTTTCGTAGTCCGTGGTTTTCGGTTGATAACATTCCATTAAAGCTAAAACTAAAAGGTAGCTTAGATGATGTTTTTAACGACCTATGTTTCCAAATTTCAGGAAAAAAGAAAAAGTCCATAACCGAATTAATTCAGTATGAGGAGGAATTAAAAAGGTTAAAAGATGAAGTAATTAAGCTTGAATCTGCAATTAAAAGGTCAAAGCAGTTTAATGAAAAAGTAGAGTTGAATTTGAAGTTGCAGGAGGTTTCTAAAAAGTTGTCTCATTTGTAATTGATGAAGGCTCCAGATTTATTTTTACAGAAGCTTCAAGATACTTACATGAAAGAAAGTTTATTTTTATGCTAATAGAGAAAATCGAAATCAATAATTTTAGACTACTTAAAAATGTAAGTCTATCATTGCAAGACAGAACGACAGTAATTGTTGGTCGTAATAACTCTGGAAAAACATCATTAACTGAAATATTCAGACGTTTCTCAAAGAGGGATAAATTTAAACTTGAAGATTTTAGTCTAAGTTCAATTTCCGATTTTTCAAAAGCTCTGAAAGCAAAATTAGATGGTGAAAAAGATTCTCTCGTGAGAGAACTTCTTCCTAGTATTGATATGTCTTTAATTTTAAATTACGAAGAAAACGTAGATGATTATGGCGTATTGACCAATTTCATTATTGATTTGGATGAAAAATTAACCAAGACACAAATTAAAATATCGTATAGATTAAAAGATGGAAAGATTGAAGGTTTTTTCTCTGAATTAGAAGATGAAAATTTTCCAGATTTTATAGAAAAAATTAGAGAACGTATTCCTTATTTTTATGATTTTGAAATCATTGCAATAGACATACAAGATTTAGCGAATACATCTAAAACTGAACTTGAAAACTATAAACGACTTATTAGAACCGATTTTATTAACGCTCAACGTTGGTTAGATGACGAAACCATTAAAGAGAATGATGTTTTAGGAAAAGTGCTTAGTAGTATTTTTAGCAATGCATCGAAAGAATCTGCTCCTATTGAAATGCAAGAAAAATCTAAAGAGCTAGATGAAGTTGTTAAACAGATTCAGAAAACAGTTGATACTGATTTTAATTCTAAAGTTCAGGCTTTAATTCCTGCGCTAAAGATAATGGGGTATCCCGGATTGAGTGACCCAAAATTTACAACAAAGACATCTTTTGATGCAAAAACAATAATAGAGAAAAACACAAGATTGCTCTATGAAAAATCCCAAGGTATAACCCTGCCAGAAACATACAACGGTCTTGGGTCAAGAAACTTGATTTTTATTTTATTTCACCTGTTTGATTATTTCAGACAATATCAATCCGATGAAACACAAGCAAAAAACCATATAATCTTTATTGAAGAACCTGAAGCTCACCTTCACCCTCAAATGCAAGAGGTATTTATAAGAAAACTTTATGAAATTGCGGAAACTTTTACGAACCAACTAAATGGTGGAAAGAAATGGCCAGTTCAATTTATTGTTACCACCCATTCTACTCATATAGCAAATGAAGCGAAGTTTGATTCAATTCGA comes from the Candidatus Delongbacteria bacterium genome and includes:
- a CDS encoding ATP-dependent endonuclease, coding for MLIEKIEINNFRLLKNVSLSLQDRTTVIVGRNNSGKTSLTEIFRRFSKRDKFKLEDFSLSSISDFSKALKAKLDGEKDSLVRELLPSIDMSLILNYEENVDDYGVLTNFIIDLDEKLTKTQIKISYRLKDGKIEGFFSELEDENFPDFIEKIRERIPYFYDFEIIAIDIQDLANTSKTELENYKRLIRTDFINAQRWLDDETIKENDVLGKVLSSIFSNASKESAPIEMQEKSKELDEVVKQIQKTVDTDFNSKVQALIPALKIMGYPGLSDPKFTTKTSFDAKTIIEKNTRLLYEKSQGITLPETYNGLGSRNLIFILFHLFDYFRQYQSDETQAKNHIIFIEEPEAHLHPQMQEVFIRKLYEIAETFTNQLNGGKKWPVQFIVTTHSTHIANEAKFDSIRYFLTKGEGTDLQTYIKDLNVEYNKPENDNDKSFIHKYLTLTKCDLFFADKAIMIEGPTERILMPEFIKKLNKENLSSQFVSTVEIGGAYAHHFYKFLDFLELKTLIITDLDSTKAEKTEKGIKYKACIVSEGEKTSNSGIIKWFECKDENGNDKENVDLIEIRSKGMNDKIQGTRRIAYQIDEDSQKCCGRSFEDAFIIANSTLFGIHETNGIDLELKAYDEAHNYTSKKTDFAIKYAFEVSEWEIPHYIKEGLIWLSEKEPDKVLSTDVIK
- a CDS encoding DUF4391 domain-containing protein, with the protein product HPTNENQSVIDWTFRSPWFSVDNIPLKLKLKGSLDDVFNDLCFQISGKKKKSITELIQYEEELKRLKDEVIKLESAIKRSKQFNEKVELNLKLQEVSKKLSHL